A DNA window from Dehalogenimonas sp. THU2 contains the following coding sequences:
- a CDS encoding endonuclease MutS2 has product MFEKDLDLLEFPRVRDIIAGHCAFSGSRSLALSLEPSTDIDFIKARLEESAEARKVLELEPGFSVYGLTDISEETRYASLGRVLEPKILSEIRSSLAILRRLKFKFREITEETPRLQGIATEIGDFSHLEKGLDRAISPEGDLLPNASDKLSSLRHRLRAKRAEVGEKLQSFINSDATRRYIQEPIITEREGRFSIAVKAEHKGEIKGIIHDVSNTGATVFVEPFAALELGNEFKELEIEEAREIERILTELSALVGAVSDGIETSLDAAAHIDLALAKGHYAIRTRSREAAIFKPSASEPAVVRLDTARHPLLGGTAVPLSVELGRDFSIMVITGPNTGGKTVALKTIGLLSLMTQAGLPIPAGENTRLPVFKSVFADIGDEQSVQEALSTFSGHMSNIARILNNVSSSSLVLLDELGASTDPQEGSALARAILTHLKSSGVLAAATSHYTDLKVFAHVTPGLENASFDFDPETLNPTYHLTLGMPGGSNAIATAARFGLPGSVIETSRHLLAEGARQLEELLTELQAEKRRVEDLQKLLACEKDTLQRQNKSLAVELTRLKEEKQSILRAARDAIIEEAAVLEKELRQARTALERERSQAAVTNAREVSGLVRGRLKQGIWRSEAGIAAVEDATIGTGDRVWLKAAEIEATVIAVNEKSDQVGVAAGPLHFKLRRDGLTKLSGEPARTPQAAVRVISSGKSVGLELDLRGKRADDIESLLDEYLNDAATANLPEVRIIHGFGTGAVRAIVREQAGRHPLVRSFASAPREQGGDGATVLRLK; this is encoded by the coding sequence ATGTTTGAAAAAGATCTGGACCTCCTGGAATTCCCTCGCGTCCGCGATATCATCGCCGGTCATTGCGCCTTTTCCGGCTCCCGTTCACTGGCGCTGTCACTTGAGCCTTCGACCGATATCGATTTCATCAAAGCCCGTTTGGAGGAATCCGCCGAGGCACGGAAGGTGTTGGAACTGGAACCGGGTTTCTCCGTTTACGGACTAACCGATATCTCTGAGGAAACACGTTACGCGTCCCTCGGGCGGGTACTGGAACCTAAGATACTCTCGGAGATCCGTAGTTCCCTAGCTATACTCAGGCGCCTGAAATTCAAGTTCCGTGAAATAACCGAAGAGACGCCCCGTCTTCAAGGCATCGCCACCGAGATCGGTGATTTCTCCCACCTGGAGAAGGGTCTGGACCGGGCGATATCGCCGGAGGGAGACTTGCTGCCCAATGCCTCCGACAAACTGTCGAGCCTCCGCCACCGACTGCGGGCCAAGCGAGCCGAGGTCGGGGAAAAACTGCAGAGCTTCATCAACTCAGACGCCACCCGGCGTTATATCCAGGAACCCATCATCACCGAAAGAGAGGGCCGGTTCTCCATCGCAGTAAAAGCGGAACACAAGGGCGAGATCAAGGGCATAATCCATGACGTCTCCAACACCGGGGCCACCGTCTTTGTCGAACCATTCGCCGCTCTGGAACTGGGTAATGAGTTCAAGGAACTGGAGATCGAGGAAGCGCGGGAGATAGAGCGCATCCTGACCGAATTATCCGCGCTGGTCGGCGCCGTTTCAGACGGTATAGAGACCAGCTTGGACGCCGCAGCCCATATCGATCTGGCGCTGGCCAAAGGGCATTACGCCATTCGCACCCGGTCACGCGAGGCGGCCATCTTCAAACCGTCGGCGAGTGAACCGGCGGTGGTCCGCCTCGATACCGCCCGCCACCCGCTGCTGGGCGGGACGGCGGTACCGCTGTCGGTCGAATTGGGTCGGGATTTTTCCATCATGGTCATCACCGGGCCCAACACCGGCGGTAAAACCGTCGCTTTAAAAACTATCGGCCTGCTGTCCCTGATGACCCAGGCCGGTTTACCTATACCGGCGGGTGAAAACACCAGATTACCGGTTTTCAAGAGCGTTTTTGCCGACATCGGCGATGAACAGAGCGTCCAGGAAGCCCTGTCGACCTTCAGCGGCCATATGAGTAATATCGCCCGTATCCTCAATAATGTAAGTAGCAGCAGCCTGGTACTCCTCGATGAACTCGGCGCCAGCACCGACCCCCAGGAAGGCTCCGCCCTGGCGCGGGCTATCCTGACGCATTTGAAATCATCCGGGGTGCTGGCGGCGGCCACCTCGCACTATACTGACCTGAAAGTCTTCGCTCATGTCACGCCGGGACTTGAAAACGCATCTTTCGACTTCGACCCAGAAACATTGAATCCTACCTACCACCTGACGCTGGGTATGCCCGGCGGATCAAACGCCATCGCCACCGCCGCCAGATTCGGCTTGCCAGGCAGCGTCATCGAAACTTCCCGCCATTTGCTGGCCGAGGGAGCGCGGCAACTCGAAGAATTGCTGACCGAACTACAGGCGGAGAAACGGCGGGTGGAAGACCTCCAAAAGCTGCTGGCGTGTGAGAAAGACACGCTGCAAAGACAGAATAAAAGCCTGGCCGTCGAACTCACCAGATTAAAAGAAGAGAAGCAATCCATATTACGGGCGGCCCGCGACGCCATAATAGAAGAAGCAGCCGTGCTCGAAAAAGAGTTGCGGCAGGCCAGGACTGCCCTCGAGCGCGAACGTTCACAGGCCGCCGTGACCAACGCCCGGGAGGTTTCCGGGCTGGTGCGGGGGAGATTGAAACAGGGTATCTGGCGGTCTGAAGCGGGTATCGCCGCCGTCGAGGACGCCACCATCGGAACCGGTGATCGCGTCTGGTTGAAGGCAGCTGAAATCGAAGCCACTGTCATCGCCGTAAACGAAAAATCAGACCAGGTCGGGGTCGCCGCCGGACCGCTGCACTTCAAATTGAGGCGGGACGGACTTACAAAGTTGTCCGGTGAACCGGCAAGGACGCCCCAGGCCGCGGTGCGGGTAATTTCCTCCGGAAAAAGCGTAGGTTTGGAACTGGACCTCCGGGGTAAACGCGCCGACGACATCGAGTCGTTGCTCGATGAATACCTGAACGACGCGGCTACGGCCAATCTTCCTGAAGTGCGGATCATCCATGGTTTCGGCACCGGCGCAGTCCGCGCTATCGTGCGGGAGCAGGCGGGCAGGCATCCCCTTGTGCGCTCTTTCGCCTCAGCTCCCCGGGAACAGGGCGGCGACGGGGCGACGGTGCTGCGGCTGAAATGA
- the rpsF gene encoding 30S ribosomal protein S6, with the protein MITGIMREDTTIAVKEKKNQAMAELLRTRTEPVRSYELVIIYRPELTPEKVDAGIAHVTGLVTGSGGTIGAVDMWGKRKLAYPIKHQAEGIYVLLKFTAVSSLLKKINGDLRISEDVLRHMAVAPEA; encoded by the coding sequence TTGATAACAGGCATTATGCGGGAGGACACTACCATCGCTGTCAAAGAAAAAAAGAATCAGGCCATGGCCGAACTGCTGCGCACCCGCACCGAACCGGTCCGCAGCTATGAACTGGTCATCATCTATCGCCCGGAACTGACCCCGGAAAAGGTCGACGCCGGAATTGCCCATGTCACCGGATTGGTGACCGGCAGCGGCGGAACCATTGGCGCGGTCGATATGTGGGGTAAGCGCAAGTTAGCCTATCCTATAAAACATCAGGCCGAAGGCATTTATGTGCTTCTGAAATTTACCGCCGTTTCATCGTTGCTCAAGAAGATCAACGGCGATCTGCGCATTTCGGAAGATGTGCTCAGGCATATGGCTGTCGCGCCGGAGGCTTAA
- the ssb gene encoding single-stranded DNA-binding protein — MVSLNKVMIIGNVGGDPEMRFTPSGHPVTSFSVATNWLTNTPEGERKKETEWFNVTAWDKLAEQCNQILSKGRLVYVEGRLRTRSWDGQDGQKHYRTEVVANRVTSLDRAPSAAGEAGGGDAGGDINPEDIPF, encoded by the coding sequence ATGGTCAGTCTGAACAAGGTGATGATCATCGGCAACGTTGGTGGTGACCCGGAAATGCGGTTTACCCCCAGCGGTCATCCGGTTACTTCTTTCAGTGTAGCCACTAACTGGCTCACCAACACTCCCGAGGGAGAAAGAAAAAAGGAAACCGAGTGGTTCAATGTGACCGCCTGGGATAAGCTGGCCGAACAGTGTAATCAGATTTTGAGCAAGGGCCGGTTGGTATATGTCGAAGGCCGGCTGCGGACCCGTAGTTGGGATGGGCAGGACGGTCAGAAGCATTACCGTACCGAGGTCGTCGCCAATCGGGTTACCTCACTTGATCGGGCGCCTTCGGCCGCCGGTGAAGCTGGCGGCGGTGATGCCGGCGGGGATATCAACCCGGAAGACATCCCCTTTTAA
- the rpsR gene encoding 30S ribosomal protein S18: MVVARSFGARPQGARPAGRFGGRGRFQARRKVCAFCADRNIVIDYKDTARLSRFISERGKINPRRRSGTCARHQRALATAIKQARTIALLPFVPEHIRQAGTFWTMSPAAPKAPESVAEAKAATVPVESKIEAAPEVVAESVADTVETAPQS, translated from the coding sequence TTGGTAGTTGCAAGAAGTTTCGGAGCCAGACCGCAGGGAGCGCGCCCCGCCGGACGTTTCGGTGGACGCGGACGTTTTCAGGCGAGGCGTAAAGTATGCGCCTTTTGCGCTGACAGGAACATTGTCATCGATTATAAAGATACCGCCAGGCTCAGCCGCTTTATCTCCGAGCGGGGTAAGATCAATCCCCGCCGCCGAAGCGGCACCTGTGCCCGTCACCAGCGGGCGCTGGCAACGGCTATCAAACAGGCCCGCACCATCGCCCTGTTGCCGTTCGTACCGGAACATATCCGGCAGGCAGGTACCTTCTGGACGATGAGTCCCGCCGCTCCCAAGGCGCCGGAATCCGTCGCTGAGGCCAAGGCTGCCACGGTTCCTGTTGAAAGCAAGATCGAAGCCGCGCCGGAAGTTGTGGCTGAATCCGTTGCGGACACCGTTGAGACGGCGCCGCAGAGCTAA
- the rpmH gene encoding 50S ribosomal protein L34: protein MPKRTYQPKKIPRKREHGFLARMATRGGRDVLKARRAKGRKRLTVV from the coding sequence GTGCCCAAAAGGACATATCAGCCTAAAAAAATTCCCCGGAAGAGGGAACATGGTTTTCTGGCCCGCATGGCCACCCGTGGCGGTCGCGATGTGCTGAAAGCACGGCGTGCCAAAGGGCGTAAGCGTCTTACTGTTGTCTAA
- the rnpA gene encoding ribonuclease P protein component, with translation MEKEKRLRRREDFRRVLDSGRGFADRYMVIKNTPGPVEKSRIGIVTSKKVGGAVERNIVRRRLREILRHIDLQPGRDLVVIARQAASTATFNELSASVRKLLGRTGLLSTEDEKSGSLVN, from the coding sequence ATGGAAAAAGAAAAGCGATTGCGGCGGCGAGAAGATTTCCGGCGGGTGCTGGACTCAGGTAGGGGTTTTGCCGATCGGTATATGGTTATAAAAAACACCCCAGGACCCGTGGAAAAAAGCCGTATCGGGATCGTTACCAGTAAAAAAGTCGGCGGCGCCGTTGAACGTAATATTGTCAGGCGGCGTCTCAGAGAAATATTAAGGCATATAGATCTTCAACCTGGACGGGATTTGGTTGTCATCGCCCGCCAGGCCGCCAGTACCGCAACATTCAATGAACTTAGTGCAAGCGTTCGGAAACTGCTAGGGCGCACTGGACTGTTAAGTACCGAAGATGAAAAAAGCGGCTCTCTGGTTAATTGA
- the yidD gene encoding membrane protein insertion efficiency factor YidD, with protein MKKAALWLIELYQNSISRVLPPSCRFQPTCSHYTHEAIIRFGILKGVWLGVKRLARCHPLNKGGYDPVPDRN; from the coding sequence ATGAAAAAAGCGGCTCTCTGGTTAATTGAATTATATCAGAACTCCATTTCCCGGGTACTGCCCCCTTCATGCAGGTTCCAACCTACATGCTCTCACTATACTCATGAGGCGATTATCAGGTTCGGAATACTGAAAGGTGTTTGGCTGGGCGTAAAGCGATTGGCGCGGTGCCATCCCTTGAATAAAGGCGGCTATGATCCGGTGCCGGATAGGAATTAA
- a CDS encoding PQQ-binding-like beta-propeller repeat protein, translating into MRILKKIVVMTGLLGLLVVVASGCLGGGTRNVGWSGVTVSGDALYFNSLNGTLISLNAEGGTPRWQAPLEKALGAYASPLVVDDTLYIAAFGGQVFARNAAGGTEKWTYPTGGQLPEAIVGGLAYDDGRLFYGSTDGNVYALDAATGQEIWEFSTGDKIWATPVIDDGVLYIGSFDKSFYAISTDTGSELWSFEAGGVFTATALIYDGTVIVGSLDRNLYSLDKQTGTMRWQFAADRWFWATPVLIDDTIYAPNTDSRVYAINADNGTLSTTYEMSAPVSSSPVVVNGNIVVAAQDGIVSTIDPSSGQITQLADLDVTVRAPLTASVDVIYVHSQTNEAVYALNATTGTQLWFYRAQ; encoded by the coding sequence TTGCGTATCCTAAAGAAGATAGTTGTAATGACCGGACTGCTGGGGTTGCTGGTCGTTGTGGCCAGTGGTTGCCTTGGCGGCGGTACCCGCAATGTCGGTTGGAGCGGCGTCACCGTATCAGGGGACGCCCTGTATTTCAATTCGCTTAACGGCACTCTGATCTCACTCAATGCCGAAGGAGGCACGCCTCGCTGGCAGGCGCCTCTGGAAAAAGCACTGGGCGCGTACGCATCTCCTCTGGTGGTCGATGACACACTATACATAGCGGCATTTGGCGGGCAGGTGTTCGCTCGCAATGCCGCGGGTGGCACCGAAAAATGGACTTATCCTACCGGCGGACAATTACCCGAAGCAATCGTCGGCGGGCTTGCCTACGATGACGGCCGGCTATTCTACGGCAGTACCGATGGTAATGTTTATGCGCTCGATGCCGCTACGGGGCAAGAGATTTGGGAGTTCTCCACCGGCGACAAGATCTGGGCAACCCCCGTTATCGATGATGGGGTCTTGTACATAGGGTCGTTTGACAAGAGTTTCTACGCCATATCGACAGATACCGGGAGCGAACTCTGGAGTTTCGAAGCTGGCGGGGTATTCACCGCGACAGCTCTTATTTATGATGGCACTGTCATTGTGGGGTCTCTGGATCGTAACCTGTACTCGCTGGATAAACAAACCGGCACAATGCGCTGGCAGTTCGCGGCCGACCGCTGGTTCTGGGCGACTCCGGTTCTGATCGACGACACGATTTACGCTCCCAACACCGATAGCCGGGTATATGCTATCAATGCCGACAATGGAACTCTCTCGACGACCTATGAAATGTCGGCGCCTGTTTCTTCCTCGCCCGTTGTGGTGAACGGCAACATTGTTGTGGCTGCCCAGGACGGGATTGTAAGCACTATCGACCCGTCCTCAGGGCAAATCACCCAGTTGGCGGATCTGGATGTCACCGTCCGGGCGCCTTTGACCGCCAGTGTTGACGTGATTTACGTCCATTCCCAAACAAATGAAGCTGTTTACGCTTTGAATGCAACCACCGGCACCCAATTGTGGTTCTACAGGGCTCAGTAA
- a CDS encoding YidC/Oxa1 family membrane protein insertase has translation MDIGSIWDIIILNPLINGMVWLSSILFHSFGLTVIVLTAVIFAIMYPLTIKQMRAAQAMQELQPKIQALQKKYAKDRQRLAQEQMALMKESGASASGCLVPMVIQMPVWIALYQSIIRVLAVTPEDFLNLSERLYDWPVLYQSLPLDSQFLWINLAVPDYVLALFVGLAMLIQQKMTMVPSTDPKVAAQGKMMLFMMPAMFVFISITFPAGLALYWLTSSILRVIIQFFATGPGELKPWFQGMVAKFGPDKGVKPRVARVEKSPAKQPVQVVVEQTEEIIDERSGDIRTDSGRSDKQRPGQAKGKPGRGGDRRHKRR, from the coding sequence GTGGATATAGGTTCGATCTGGGATATTATCATCCTCAACCCGTTGATCAACGGGATGGTCTGGCTTTCCAGTATTCTGTTTCACAGCTTCGGATTGACCGTAATCGTACTGACCGCAGTTATCTTCGCGATAATGTATCCGCTGACCATCAAGCAGATGCGGGCAGCTCAGGCGATGCAGGAATTGCAGCCCAAAATCCAGGCTTTGCAGAAAAAATACGCAAAAGATCGGCAGCGCCTGGCCCAGGAACAGATGGCCTTGATGAAAGAATCCGGCGCCAGCGCTTCAGGTTGCCTGGTACCGATGGTGATCCAGATGCCCGTCTGGATCGCTCTTTATCAATCCATCATCCGCGTGTTGGCGGTGACGCCGGAAGATTTCCTTAATCTTTCTGAGCGCTTGTACGACTGGCCGGTACTCTATCAATCCTTGCCACTCGACAGCCAATTTCTTTGGATCAATCTGGCCGTACCGGATTATGTTCTGGCTCTGTTCGTCGGTCTGGCGATGCTGATACAACAGAAGATGACCATGGTGCCTTCAACCGATCCTAAAGTAGCCGCACAGGGCAAGATGATGTTGTTCATGATGCCTGCCATGTTCGTCTTTATCTCGATCACCTTTCCGGCAGGTCTGGCGTTGTACTGGTTGACCTCAAGTATTTTACGTGTCATCATTCAGTTCTTCGCCACTGGTCCCGGGGAACTGAAACCCTGGTTTCAGGGCATGGTGGCCAAGTTTGGCCCTGACAAGGGTGTTAAACCCCGCGTCGCAAGAGTTGAAAAATCACCTGCTAAACAGCCGGTTCAAGTTGTGGTGGAACAGACTGAGGAGATAATTGATGAGAGATCTGGAGATATTCGCACGGACAGTGGACGAAGCGATAAGCAGCGCCCTGGACAAGCTAAAGGCAAGCCGGGAAGAGGTGGAGATCGACGTCATAAGCGAAGGTAG
- the jag gene encoding RNA-binding cell elongation regulator Jag/EloR — MDEAISSALDKLKASREEVEIDVISEGSHGIFGLGAEEACIIARLKNDITNRPVTRAHDAVSVIQEVIQALLDRMGLDAGVEYLPDAMVTEETGNESGMVFDILGEDLGLLIGRHGQTLSNFQYLVRILVAQRVGEYLPIVVDVNGYRQRRFKALETLARRTAEQVRIRRVPFSLEPMPAFERRIVHLVLANDPAVTTESVGVGEERKVVVVPREGLSK, encoded by the coding sequence GTGGACGAAGCGATAAGCAGCGCCCTGGACAAGCTAAAGGCAAGCCGGGAAGAGGTGGAGATCGACGTCATAAGCGAAGGTAGTCATGGGATATTCGGTCTGGGGGCTGAAGAAGCCTGTATTATCGCGAGGTTAAAAAATGACATCACGAACCGTCCGGTTACACGAGCCCATGACGCCGTGTCGGTCATTCAAGAAGTAATTCAAGCCCTTCTCGATCGGATGGGCCTGGACGCTGGTGTGGAATACCTTCCGGATGCTATGGTAACGGAAGAAACTGGTAACGAATCCGGTATGGTTTTCGATATCCTGGGTGAAGATCTGGGATTATTGATCGGACGGCACGGTCAGACGCTGTCCAATTTCCAGTACCTGGTCCGCATTTTGGTAGCTCAGCGAGTTGGCGAGTACCTTCCGATCGTTGTCGACGTAAACGGATATCGTCAAAGACGTTTCAAAGCTTTGGAGACCCTGGCCAGGCGTACCGCGGAGCAGGTGCGCATCCGTAGAGTACCGTTCTCCCTTGAACCCATGCCGGCTTTTGAGCGCCGCATTGTCCACCTGGTATTGGCGAACGATCCAGCGGTGACAACCGAAAGCGTCGGTGTAGGTGAAGAGCGCAAAGTAGTTGTGGTACCCCGTGAAGGGTTATCAAAATAA
- a CDS encoding AMP-binding protein translates to MESRTIPGLIKRNAERWPDKPAMCYKNLGVWQRYTWRDYYEKVKYFSLGLLSLGLEPGDVVAIIGDNEPEWFWGEFAAQAAGAIPTGIYVDAVPDEVKFVVNHSGASFAIVNDQEQADKFLEIREAAPQLRKVIYWDPKGLKNYNDPLLISFPEVIALGKIYEKEHPGSFEESLSKIKPEDTAFIYYTSGTTGQQKAAILTHKALIATASGFVTRYPLEAKSDLISNFPAAWVGDSFFATIPHLISGARLNFPEEPETIASDTREIGPHFVIYGPRQWEGVVSDIQVKMMDAHPFKRLAYKTFLPVGYKLAEARLSGIEPGVLWRVLGKVSTGLMFRPLKDRLGLSRVRCAVTGSSVLALDTFKLIHAIGIELRQNYASTEAGFISSHSGGEIAFESVGRPALNTEVRLTGEGELFVRSDCMFSGYYKDEAKTKESFAPGGWFRTGDAVNINEAGHLIFLDRLKDMGELKNGVKFAPQYIEGRLRFSPYIKDAMVLGDKETEYASAIINIDFSMVSKWAQNNHLNFTTYVDLSQKKEIADLVTKDVMRVNSYLPEHSRVKKFVILHKEFDPDEAELTRTRKLRRGAMYERYNNLISAMYGENQEVVVEAPVTYRDGRKGVVTTSIKVRSL, encoded by the coding sequence GTGGAATCACGCACCATACCGGGACTTATAAAACGCAACGCCGAACGCTGGCCGGATAAACCGGCGATGTGCTACAAGAACCTGGGCGTGTGGCAACGTTACACCTGGCGTGACTACTACGAGAAGGTGAAGTATTTCTCGCTTGGCCTGCTTAGTCTTGGATTGGAACCGGGCGATGTTGTAGCCATCATCGGCGACAATGAGCCGGAATGGTTTTGGGGCGAGTTCGCCGCGCAGGCCGCAGGTGCGATACCCACCGGTATATACGTTGATGCGGTGCCGGATGAAGTCAAGTTCGTAGTCAATCACTCAGGGGCAAGCTTTGCCATAGTCAATGATCAGGAACAGGCCGACAAATTTCTGGAGATACGGGAAGCGGCGCCCCAGCTACGAAAGGTCATATACTGGGACCCGAAAGGCCTCAAAAACTATAATGATCCACTGTTGATCAGCTTCCCCGAGGTTATCGCTCTCGGTAAAATTTACGAGAAAGAACACCCCGGATCGTTCGAGGAGTCACTTTCTAAAATCAAACCTGAAGATACCGCCTTCATTTACTATACCTCCGGCACTACCGGTCAACAGAAAGCCGCCATCCTGACGCACAAGGCGCTTATTGCCACCGCCTCCGGTTTCGTCACCCGATATCCGCTGGAAGCTAAAAGCGACCTTATATCCAATTTCCCGGCAGCCTGGGTGGGCGACAGTTTTTTTGCTACTATTCCGCACCTGATATCAGGCGCCCGATTAAATTTTCCTGAAGAACCGGAAACAATAGCCTCGGATACAAGGGAGATTGGCCCGCACTTTGTTATATATGGCCCCCGGCAATGGGAAGGGGTTGTCTCTGATATACAGGTGAAAATGATGGACGCTCACCCGTTCAAAAGACTGGCCTATAAAACATTCCTGCCGGTGGGTTATAAGTTGGCTGAGGCACGCTTGTCCGGTATTGAACCGGGAGTTCTCTGGAGAGTTTTAGGTAAGGTGTCCACCGGATTGATGTTCCGCCCGCTTAAAGACAGGCTGGGACTGAGCCGGGTTCGCTGCGCCGTTACGGGGTCTTCGGTGCTGGCTTTGGATACTTTCAAGCTGATCCATGCTATTGGCATCGAATTGCGGCAAAACTACGCCAGCACCGAAGCTGGGTTTATTTCCTCGCATTCCGGAGGTGAAATTGCCTTCGAAAGCGTAGGACGACCGGCACTCAACACTGAGGTGAGGCTGACGGGCGAAGGGGAGCTTTTTGTTCGTTCGGATTGTATGTTTTCAGGTTATTACAAGGATGAGGCTAAAACCAAAGAGAGTTTCGCTCCCGGAGGTTGGTTTCGTACCGGTGACGCGGTTAACATAAATGAAGCCGGTCATCTGATATTTCTCGATCGTTTGAAGGACATGGGCGAATTGAAAAACGGGGTGAAATTCGCACCCCAGTATATCGAAGGCCGGCTGCGCTTTTCTCCTTATATCAAAGATGCTATGGTCCTGGGAGACAAGGAAACAGAGTACGCCTCTGCCATTATCAACATAGATTTTTCAATGGTCAGCAAATGGGCTCAGAATAACCATCTCAACTTCACTACCTACGTCGATCTTTCCCAGAAAAAAGAGATTGCCGACCTTGTCACAAAAGATGTGATGAGGGTAAACAGTTATCTTCCCGAACATTCGCGGGTCAAGAAGTTTGTAATTCTACATAAGGAATTCGATCCCGATGAAGCGGAACTCACCCGTACCCGCAAACTACGCCGCGGCGCAATGTACGAACGCTACAACAACCTTATCAGTGCAATGTATGGTGAAAACCAGGAAGTTGTAGTGGAAGCGCCGGTGACGTATCGTGACGGACGCAAGGGCGTGGTGACGACATCCATTAAGGTGAGGTCATTATAA
- a CDS encoding branched-chain amino acid ABC transporter permease — MADLLQFVLTGITVGLVYSLIALGFTFIWKSSSVANLALGQMVLLFSWIAYGTMQQAGLPFWAGLPVTIAAAAGMGWILERVVLRPLIGQPILSLITVTLGVAFIFEGLVSMIWPISTAAMPDFIPDEPVQIFGAVVSQEYLWAAGIALVLFVLVSIFFRYHKMGVAMRATADDQMAVWACGIPVTKIFSVSWMFAGALAAIGGVLMSSIGGITHGLVETGLKSFSVVILGGLDSFLGAMVAGPIIGLAENLGGGYLTEHTWSGIKDVIPFIIIIIVLFVKPYGLFGQVRIERI, encoded by the coding sequence ATGGCGGACCTTCTGCAATTCGTATTGACCGGTATCACGGTTGGTTTGGTTTACTCACTGATTGCTCTTGGATTCACTTTCATCTGGAAGTCTTCCAGCGTTGCCAACCTGGCGCTGGGACAAATGGTGCTGCTGTTTTCCTGGATCGCGTATGGGACGATGCAACAGGCGGGTTTACCTTTTTGGGCAGGCTTGCCTGTAACTATCGCCGCCGCTGCCGGGATGGGCTGGATACTCGAGCGTGTTGTGTTAAGACCTCTTATCGGACAGCCGATATTGTCATTGATCACCGTCACCCTGGGCGTGGCTTTTATCTTTGAAGGCTTGGTAAGTATGATTTGGCCGATAAGTACCGCGGCCATGCCGGATTTCATTCCGGATGAACCGGTGCAGATTTTCGGGGCTGTGGTTTCCCAGGAATATCTGTGGGCGGCGGGTATAGCGTTGGTGCTTTTCGTTCTCGTGAGTATCTTTTTCCGCTACCATAAGATGGGTGTGGCCATGAGAGCTACTGCCGACGACCAGATGGCTGTCTGGGCATGCGGTATACCGGTCACTAAAATCTTTTCCGTCTCCTGGATGTTCGCCGGGGCGTTGGCTGCCATCGGCGGTGTGCTCATGTCCAGTATCGGTGGTATTACACACGGTCTGGTCGAAACCGGGCTGAAATCGTTTTCGGTGGTCATTCTTGGCGGATTGGATTCATTTTTAGGTGCCATGGTAGCCGGCCCAATTATCGGTTTAGCGGAAAATCTAGGTGGAGGGTATCTAACGGAACATACCTGGTCAGGCATAAAGGATGTTATTCCCTTTATCATCATCATTATTGTGTTGTTCGTTAAACCCTATGGTCTGTTTGGGCAGGTTCGTATTGAAAGGATTTAG